The Pangasianodon hypophthalmus isolate fPanHyp1 chromosome 20, fPanHyp1.pri, whole genome shotgun sequence genomic sequence TGTTAAATGATGTGAGAAGTTTCATGTTTAGTATTAACATAGTTTGTGTTAGGTGTTAGGTGTAGTCACTCTGGTTGGTGCAATAatgcaaacatacagtatgtcttaAATAAACATGTGAATATACACAGGTATGATCGTCCTCCTGAAGTTACCTTTTGTCTGACTGCGCCATGTTTTGATGCCGTGAGCGTTTCGGTCAAACCCACCCGTTGTGAGCTCGGTGCATGGATTAGAAATTCTAGTCTAGATTGAGATTGAGACAGTTTGTTCACCATTGCTGCACTTATGTCCAAGAATAAGGACTGAGAGCTATAGCCAGTCTTTTTAAAGAAGCATATCTGTTCTGAGCTCTTTGAGTAGTCCGGATTTTCTGTCTCCTTATAGTTTTTTTATCGCCTTGATCCGTGCAGCTTGAATATGGAAAGCCTGACCCTGAATCAGTCATAAATAATCTCTAGCAACATGCATACTGCACCCAAACAGATCGACTGGGTGGAAAGAAGGATCTCATTTGACCTGTGGACTTCTACAGATTTCCAGGTATTGCTGATTGCtaaacaaatgatttaaaatgtcctCAAGCTTTTCTTTCtacaaaagtataaaaattaaaaaaaataataataaaaaaaagataccaAGCACATGATTCCTCACAAGATGGTGGCGATATGATCAACAACGAAGATTCATCTGAACCCTTTGATGCTATCAGCTTGcattattcaaataaattcaCTTCAAAGCCTTATCTATGGTATGAAAGGTGAATGCATGATTAAGCAAACGGTGCATCCGAGGAACACAGCTTGTTCAACAAACAGATTCGCCAAACCTGGACATTTTAAAGAGCTGAACAATCAATCTAGAAGCGTATATATTTACAAAAGCCAAACATGAACACCAATTTTTTATTGCAATCCCTGCATCCTACACAATGCCCTACACTCTAGTCTCTAGTCCAATACGGCTACATTAGTTGGACACTAACCCCAAGCAGTGTGTTGTGGTATTTCATACGTTTAATAAGCTTATTTCATAAgccctatccatccatccatccatccactttccatatcgcttatcctacacagggtcgcagggagcctgaaacctatcccaggggacacaagctgggggacaccctggacagggtgccaacccatcgcagggcacaatcgcacacacactcattcactcactactgcaagcctacaatgcatgtgtttggactgccgaggaaaccagagtactgGGAGGAAACCcttgaagcacggggagaacatgcaaactccagcACAGAGGGCGGAgacgggaatcgaacccccaaccctggaggtgtgaggcagaTATGCTAACCTATAAGTGCTCTATACTATCACTACGAAATGACAACAGTCCTAAAACAGTGCATTAGTAATGGAATGGCAGCAGTTTCTGACAtgcttgtctttttctttcttttttttttttttcctttcttcttcaaTCCTGGTGTTTTTTGCTGCAATATTTACTGCGTCCTTTGGAACTTCTCTGATTTTACTGCtgtccagaattttttttttcttttttttttttttaaataaatcctgGTGCTTTTGCTGCAATATGTACTGCACCCTTTGGAACTTTTCTGCTGCTCagaataccttttttttttttttttttgaagcataATTGGTACAATTTTGAGACCACTGAAATGTTAACACACCAGACACTCATTGGACAGGTTTCATGCTCAGGACCTTCCCCTCATGTTCTCCTCAACAGCACTCCTGCTAACACTGTAAAGATTTTCCTACATCACACataaaagtaaattaataaatacactcaagCATGTTGTCAAACAGTTTGGCTcgcagttttcttttttttcctacaggATATGTTGAGCCGGTGGACAAAAATAACTTGGCGCTCCACATTGTGCTTGACACCACGCCGTGATTGGCTGATCTGCTCGCGCACGAGCGCTCTAAAGCCTCCTATTGGTCAGAACGCGTAGCACAACTCGCCTTCCATAACGCACATCACAAACTAAACATGGACACacatatactctctctctctctctctctctctctcacacacacacacacacacaccactcgtCCCTCACACTCAGATTTAaccagaagatttaaaaaaagagcaacaataactgtaaagtaaaaacaacacaaaaactgCGGTGTATAGACTGAATCTCTATGAGCAGTAACCTAAACTATTTGAGAATTTACGTAAATATAACGTAAATAGCGTAAACAGCGTAACAtactgtcagtgtcagtgtcagccAGTgttccttttgtttgtttgtttgtttaaaaaaacaaacaaacaacttttctttttctcctctgccTCCTTTCACAGGAGATGGCTGATGACATCCGACACCAACTTTCACTACGACGTAAACCCATTCCCAAAACATTAACTTCTAAATATGAACCTAAAACTAACTGCAAAATGAAGCTAAACAGTATTCCATGCTAATTAAAAGCGTaccgcacgcgcacgcacggaTTAACATGGAGTAATATCACTCACCCGCTGAAGGTCAGAAAGTACAAAGTTAAAACCCTGCTGTTCCAGACGCGCAGCTCGGTGACGGTGAAGCAGTGTCACAGCCACGCTATAGTATCGCTTCCTCCTCCGGTTCCTGGAAGTGAAactggtattaaaaaaaaattgtccccTGTGTGACTTTTTTTCGATTATTTCAAGTCGTCATACTCCTTCGCGGTCCGCTATTTGTTTTCGGGATGTTGGTGTGGCTCGCTGTAGGTCGGTCACCTGTAGGCTCTTGAGAGTGACAGCTGCGCTGGCCAATCAGCGCGCGAGCCGTGCAAGGCGGAACATTGTGTTTTGTAAGGGGGTTTATCTGCACGCGCTCAAGCGAGTGGTAGGAAACGCATCTTAATATTTGCAAGTGCGCTTTCATTAGCCGGtattaatttacataaatattccCCTAACACCTGATTAAATATTTGCTGAATTCTTAACTCTCATTGGGGTTGCTCAGTGCTCGTGTTTGCTTAAATGCTGTCTTCAATAGTCAACACCTATAACTTCAAATGAAATGATATAAAGCTACAAGGATCTCTGCTAGTTAAGATCTTTGGTTTAAAATTACAAGTAGTAGCAtagacatttcaaaatgaaaaaccaaacaaacagtcGTTTATctcctttatttttaaattagatttcaGCACTATTTAaagagcgcgcgcgcgcacacacacacacacacacacacggtggcAGTAGTGCTGCTTCTCCACACAAACTGTAGGAAACATTCATGTTAAGGGTTggaatttgtaatatttattacaataaacaTTTCAATAGCCTGTCATTCACAATCAGGAATCCCCCCTTTTCCACTGAGGAAACTAAATCAACTCCAGAGCATCATTCCATGtgcaaaataatttaacagTCTTCTAACAAAACCCTAAGAAGTGCTATTTGCCAGAGAAAGAAATACCATAAGACATTAAGCCATATCTGACCcaataagcattaaaaaaaaaaaaaattgtgtacaaTACAAATCCTTTCACGCATCATTTAACTGGTGAAGCATGCATGATCgcaactgcacacacagggtCCTAGAGGCTAAACCACCACTACCTTGGCCCTACAGTTAACACCGAGCTAAAAGCTAATTTAAGAGTTTACATTAATCAACGGACCAGACGCAGCAAAGCCCATCTCTGCCAAGCTCATTATAGATTTACAAGTCTCTGAGACACATTATAGTCTCAGAGGAACATTTAAAAGGTGTATCAGACGATTGTTGGGGGAAATAAGTCCCGGTTTAAttgtgtttaacatttaaacatcacTGATTTGCAGTGTTCAACTTTTCTTGCTTTATCTTAATTATCAGACACACGACGGATGATTACGGCAAATGTTTCTGTCCTCTAAATATTTTCTGCATGGATGCAGTGTTTCAGGAATGtctaggtgtttgtgtgtatcttattatttttttttttttgcattctttacAACAGTGTGGGCTTACACAAGCAAGAAATGAGATGTGCATGCAAGACAACATGCTGTTTCCTCGTGTGTTATTTTACTACCCCATAAAAGTTGGTTGGAGTCACCCTCAGAAAGTACATAAATCTGAAACCAGTCTTTGACTAGTAATGACTTGGTGTGAAGAACCTTGTTGTATGCCTAAGAAAAGAGCAACTTCACGCCTAAAACCCACAAGACCTGTGCACGTAGAAACGCCATGAACCCAGCTGCACTCATGCATAAAACAAGCACAGTAAAATGTCAGAAAAGAAAAGTCCAGAATGATCACTAATGAAAGAAGCACGCTTTAATCTTCATTCTCCGGATCATGTGAAGTTTTAAGCGCAAGACGGCATGGGGAATTGAGGGTGCCACCAGTCCATGAGACGCACGCTGTGGACAGGGTCCAGCACCACCTGGACGCCTTGCTCCCCTCGCAGCTTTTTTCCCCGGAGTATGGGCGAATCCTGGAACTCCAAGCGCACCCGGTGGTGCCGCATGTCTGTGCTCACGTTAATGGTAAACTGAAAGAGGCAGGAAGGAGTTGGCGTGAGTTCACTTCATGTTTTCTATAGACACAAATAAAACGTGTGTCAACAATGTGCTGTGAGATACACctgaatatttaaacaaaaaataaactaatttaaaaaaaaaaaaaaaaaaaaaaaatggcagacagCATAAATATCGTCAGTACCCTTTCTTTAAGGAGCAGGATGCCTAGCTGGGGATCTTTTTTTGGACAATTAGAGAGGCAGCATAAAAAAATTCTGCTCATTTAAGAGTTTTAGGAAAGCATGTATACTAAACATATACTAAAGCAAATATACTATTTTTGGGCCTGACATTTATGACTGCATGTATCCTCAAGttaaacagattatttttaaGACATCGAACCTAAATTAAGACCAAACTTGCAGCACTTTTGTTGATGTCATTGAAAGACAAGCAAAAGTATTTCCTAGTCAACCAGCCACACTCAGTTTAATATCAACACATCGTAATGTATGTCAGGTTAACCGTGTTTTAAATGCAGCCCCACACAGTGCAAATGACCCCATAATATCCAGCGCAATTTCAAACCCTGACATGCCAAACCCGATGAGCAGGAGGAGTCCTTTAGTCCTGTATTTCACTTGTCTAAGGTACAAACTGTACAATGCATATACCGTATATACACACTACtgaactcctgggattttcacacacacaacagtctatagattttacacagaatggtgcaaaaatcATTGTCTAAGTGACAgatctgtgggtggaaatgccttgttgataagagaggtcagaggaaaaacGGCCAGATCGTTTCAAGCTGCcgggaaggatacagtaactcgctaataatcactctttacaaccatggtgagcagaaaagcatctcaggatgcaggaaacatcaaaccttgaggtggacagctaaagaccacatcaggttccactcctgtcagccaagaacaagaatctgatgCTATCACGGGCAAAGGCTTACCCAAATTAATCAGTTGAAAATTAGGGAGGGTCTACCTGGTCTTTTTACGGTCTTCAGcggtccagtttcagtgagtctgtgcccatgatagcctcagattcttggtTCCTgacttctgctattgtagcccatccacctcaaggtttgatgctttgtgcatgctgagatgcttttctgctcaccatggttgtaaagagtgatgaGTTACTGCATCCTTCCTGGTAGCTTGAatcaatctggccattttcctctgacctttcttatCTACAaagtgtttccacccacagatctatcactcacacactgtttttgcaccattctgtgtaaagtctagagactgttgtgtgtgaaattcccaagagatcagcagtttctgaaatacgtaaccagcccgtctggtaccaacaaccacgccATGTTTAGAGTCACAGAGTtcatactttttcttcattctgatgtttgatgtgaacattaactgaagctcttgacctgtatctgcatgattttatgtattgtgctgctgccacatgattggctgattggataactgcatgaatgtgcagtagTACAGGCGCTCCTATTAAGGTGGATGgtaagtgtgcgtgtgtatacacacacacacacacacacacacacacacacacacacacacacacacacagttacacagtaACCAGCAGCTTGTCTGTTTTAGCTAACATATAGACAGTTTACCTGCAAGACCtttcctgtttattttcattagaAAAGTTTCTATTCTAGGAAAAGATGTTGTGTATAGCAGTTAATAGGAAAGTGTCAGTATAAACGTTTCTAGTGTATACGTCTTAATCCAAACAGATGAGTGGCATTTCTTTCTCCGAGCGCCTGGTGATAAAAAAACCCTGTACATACGCACACTCCATTAAAAGTATTTGTAAACCATTAGATTTGACACATTGCAGATCTGTTTTTTCATGCTTGTCCCTCTTTCGTTTGAAGAAGTGCTATTTTGACCAATTAACTGAAAAATTTGGTTCAAAAGTCACTTTTTGTTGACTCAAATTTTTCAGTGgaatccctaataaatatagttaactgatgttcATTATATActgtggggtccaaaagtccacattgaaaatctgttttCTTGTCTCATTTAAAACAGGatataaacaaaattttagaatcttaaaataatttaaaacaaagaaagtaaaatgttcaatatcttgcatatttaatattcaagattctgcactatttctaggtccctatttaaatgtaagcaaatttgtgatattgaccatgttaaccgCTTTGCATAAAAGGTCAAGTTAACTGGATGAATCCAGGCCTTATCTGTTCCATTAAGACACGTGTTCAGATGGCACTCTAATGGATTTGATAGAACCtgaatcatcaggttttacaaaCTACtgaagtccatgccagctcaaatGCACTGTCATTATAGCAAAAGGGGAAAAtaccaaataataataagacattCTGAAAGTCATGTAAACATTTCTAACTCAGGTTActgctgataatataattaaatgatcaaattattaatttttcacagttaaagtttaaaaaatgacttttggaccccactgtagtTGACTAACGTTAGCTAAGTCAGACGtatattgatagattttatttcaaaacactCTCAAGTTACAATAAGAGAAATCGAGGGGGCTGCATCTTTCAAGTGGGAAGATCAAGACGagagattactaatgtgagatgggggGAAGGGGGGGGTCTTCCGGGGGTGTCGATTAATATCAGAGAGatcaaaacacctacacaactCTCAAGATTCATATGGCGATTGGCTCATTGGTTATttttattgaaagaaaaaaatatgactgCTCTGTGTGCATCTTAGCAGCGTACTCCGATGTTAAAACACAGAGATCAAGAGTCAAGAGAACAAAACTGgttgtgctctctgggtgggagggatagcATACTGTCTCTCCGCCCACGAGAGCGACGCTAGCCAATCGCATGGGTGTCTGAGAGCTCATGTATgaagaagagggtagatagcgctttcctcagagtgtgttacgcccGCCCCGTGACTCCTCCTTTCATTCAGCCGGTGCAAACTTGCAAAAAATATTCCTTACGGAAGTAACATTGCCTAGAATTCACACGGGAGGCATCACATAAGCGTATAGTGAGACGGCGAATAAACGTATCATTGTCTATTAGGATCCTCATAAGTATCGTTACATCAGTACAAACACTTTGGTTGGGAGAAGCTACACGATCAGGACATCATTCCAGATTATGACTTTACTGCACATAGAAGTGGAAGTGTGGGGTTTGAGCACCACTAGGCTACAACTAGTGAGCAAAGCCCTTAAGTGTCTCCTGCCTAAAGTCACTTTGGATAGATGTACACGTAAACGTAATGTCACTGACCAGGGACAACGTCATGCCCATGACGACAGAAGTGAAGATGAAGTTGAGGGTGGTGACACGCAGCAGGTAGCAGTCCGAGTCTGGGTTCGTGTTGACGTCCTTATACTGCCTGGGCAGCACTAGACTGTGAGCACAGCCATTTTTCACCTTGGTTGGCTGAAAGTTAAAAACAGTAACGAAAAATCGAACACTGCTTGTGAAAGTGTGTTTGCAGCAAGCTATACAAATCCAAATGTACTTCAAAACACTAAGTCATAAGTCCTAGTAATGccttgattttaataatcttcaTTGAAAGTGATCTGGGTGACTGATGACCTTCATAGACATGTTAGTAAAGAGCATAAAAATACCTGCTTTTCAAACTTGAAGTTGAATTCCCACATGGGCTCGGCTCTAGTTCCGGAGACTTTGTTGACCCAAAACAGCAAACACTACAAATAAGGGAGGAGAAGGGAAACCATCATGCTATAGTCTTTATTCATGTCGTGTAGAGAAAGGGTGTTGCAAAtggcagcatttatttatttatttatttattttaaacataatccTGCCTAGTTGTCTTTCCGCTTTTCTTGGATTTTGGGTTGTCACAGCAGAGAGCTTCcaatgttgaaaaaaatgtcCAATCTTTCAGAACAGCTCCAATGAGGCCAAGTGCTTTCTTACCTCTGACCACTCAGGTCACGGATTTTGGGAGGagtgagaaaaaacaaacatggaggacaaattGCCAGGGAAATATTACAGAGTTAGAGATTTATGGCATTTAATTGGCAGTATTGGGACATTCAACAACGTGCGTGATGCAACAACccactttaactgtggctgcACACAGTCACGTtgcacaagcagctcaaattctcttgattttctgcccTCAAAGCTACACAGAAGGCAAACgacctcctcatcaccagaaCTAGATAGCCAGCCATACTAGTTAGTTTGCCTATACTAGCTATGACTGGTCAAgagtgttgttatggttacaacCCCCCATTCCATCAGATCAGTGGCATTAGTTCTGTTGCTCACCTTAGAATTGAGTAGTGTGCTTGGAGTCGATTCGGGAAGTGGTGGACTCTTGGACACCCGAAGGCTGAACGGCTCATAGAGATGAAAGAGGGAGCGGATTACACGGGCACGGAGACAATGCATCTTTAAAAGAGAGTCAGGCTGAAGGCGAGAAGGGAGGTCTGCATCAAGACTGtagtgtctgagagagagagagagagagagggaagaataCAAGTTAACGAATATAATGAGCACATCATATTTTCAATCACAATACAGGAGAAAGGAGCTCAGTAAGGACTTAATtacccccccaacacacacacaaacaatgaaAGCATTATTAAGAGAGGCAAAAACTTATCCTCTTTCTTCCACCAGTTTCTCAATTTCAGCAAAAAGTCCATAGAAAAGTCCATAAAGGTAGCTGTTTTGTTAGTTGTACTACCAACGAAACAACACGTCCAAGGTTTTATATGTAATGTTGACTGTAAAAATGAGTtatcttattaattttttactACAACACCCTGTATAACACTATATTTCCCTCTTCCCTCTATATATTTCCCTATATCCTTCAGCTCTTTTCCTGAGTTAGAATTGGTGGTGTGTTATGGCACCACGTCAATGAACAGCACATTGAAAGTTGTTAGCATTTGTCAAAGAAATTGCAAGAAATCAGATTAGCTATGAACAATCAAGGTGAATTGTACCGTATTCTATTGCAAACATATCTGATTCTGCATTGAGCAGTTCAGactctgtctctcctctgtcaatttAATTCCCATTTGAA encodes the following:
- the tmem183a gene encoding transmembrane protein 183A isoform X1, whose translation is MPKKGNRKRLKFRADDVCSESVTVADYANADPAIVKSGRLKKAVANAFEKKVKLLCGLEASHGPVQEVLSSAADVVKDVNDSSEELDSEEGDGESRGSRKKKNSKRRKENGDGADGEEYPIDIWHLLAAYIRPEDVCRFALICKNAWTVTCTAAFWTRLYKRHYSLDADLPSRLQPDSLLKMHCLRARVIRSLFHLYEPFSLRVSKSPPLPESTPSTLLNSKCLLFWVNKVSGTRAEPMWEFNFKFEKQPTKVKNGCAHSLVLPRQYKDVNTNPDSDCYLLRVTTLNFIFTSVVMGMTLSLFTINVSTDMRHHRVRLEFQDSPILRGKKLRGEQGVQVVLDPVHSVRLMDWWHPQFPMPSCA